In one window of Leifsonia sp. NPDC080035 DNA:
- the kdpA gene encoding potassium-transporting ATPase subunit KdpA, with product MAIWLFVAQLATLVLLLAIAYRPLGDYMARVFTSRTDLGVERGVYRLIGVDPRSEQSWPAYLRGVLAFSVLGVLLVYALQRLQQFLPYALGLPAVPEGTAFNTAISFVTNTNWQSYSPEQTVGYTVQAAGLAVQNFVSAAVGIAVAIALVRGFASRSTGTIGNFWVDLLRATVRILLPLSLIAAVVLIAGGAIQNLAGAEHVSTIAGATQSIPGGPVASQEAIKLLGTNGGGFFNANSAHPFENPTAWTNIVEVLLMLLIPFSLPRTFGTMVGDKRQGYAILGTMGLLFVVSLIAMTAFESASGSLEGKETAFGVLGSTLFNTTSTTTSTGAVNSMLDSYSPLGGMMAMINMMLGEIVPGGVGSGLYGILVIAVIAVFIAGLMVGRTPEYLGKKLGPREIKLASLYILTTPTLVLIGTGLSFAVPAIRADVEKTSILNPGLHGFSEVLYAFTSAANNNGSAFAGLTASTPWFNTALGVAMFLGRFVPIVFVLALAGSLAQQGSVPATAGTLPTHRPQFVGLLTGTIVLVSALTYFPVLALGPLAEGLN from the coding sequence ATGGCGATCTGGCTGTTCGTCGCCCAGCTGGCGACGCTCGTGCTGCTGCTCGCGATCGCCTATCGCCCGCTCGGCGACTACATGGCCCGCGTGTTCACCTCGCGCACGGACCTCGGTGTCGAGCGGGGCGTCTACCGCCTGATCGGCGTCGACCCGCGTTCCGAGCAGTCCTGGCCCGCGTACCTGCGCGGGGTGCTCGCGTTCTCGGTCCTCGGCGTCCTGCTCGTCTACGCGCTGCAGCGGCTCCAGCAGTTCCTGCCCTACGCCCTCGGCCTTCCGGCGGTGCCGGAGGGGACGGCGTTCAACACCGCCATCTCGTTCGTGACCAACACCAACTGGCAGTCGTACTCGCCGGAGCAGACGGTCGGCTACACGGTGCAGGCCGCGGGCCTCGCCGTGCAGAACTTCGTCTCCGCCGCCGTCGGCATCGCCGTGGCGATCGCGCTCGTCCGCGGCTTCGCCTCGCGCTCCACCGGCACCATCGGCAACTTCTGGGTGGACCTCCTTCGGGCCACCGTGCGCATCCTTCTGCCGCTCTCGCTGATCGCGGCGGTCGTCCTGATCGCCGGGGGCGCCATCCAGAACCTGGCCGGCGCCGAGCACGTGTCGACGATCGCGGGCGCGACGCAGTCCATCCCCGGCGGCCCCGTGGCGTCCCAAGAGGCGATCAAGCTGCTCGGCACCAACGGCGGCGGCTTCTTCAACGCCAACTCGGCGCACCCGTTCGAGAACCCGACCGCCTGGACGAACATCGTCGAGGTGCTGCTGATGCTGCTCATCCCGTTCTCGCTGCCGCGCACGTTCGGCACGATGGTCGGCGACAAGCGGCAGGGCTACGCGATCCTCGGCACGATGGGGCTGCTGTTCGTGGTCTCGCTGATCGCCATGACCGCCTTCGAGTCGGCCTCCGGCTCGCTGGAGGGCAAGGAGACGGCGTTCGGCGTCCTCGGCTCGACGCTGTTCAACACGACCAGCACCACCACCTCCACCGGCGCCGTGAACTCCATGCTCGACAGCTACAGCCCGCTCGGCGGGATGATGGCGATGATCAACATGATGCTCGGCGAGATCGTCCCCGGCGGCGTCGGCTCCGGCCTGTACGGCATCCTGGTGATCGCCGTGATCGCCGTGTTCATCGCCGGGCTGATGGTGGGCAGGACCCCGGAGTACCTCGGCAAGAAGCTCGGGCCGCGCGAGATCAAGCTCGCGAGCCTGTACATCCTCACCACCCCGACGCTGGTGCTGATCGGCACCGGGCTGAGCTTCGCCGTCCCGGCGATCCGGGCGGACGTCGAGAAGACCTCCATCCTGAACCCCGGGCTGCACGGCTTCAGCGAGGTGCTCTACGCGTTCACGTCGGCCGCGAACAACAACGGCTCCGCGTTCGCCGGGCTCACCGCGAGCACGCCGTGGTTCAACACGGCGCTCGGCGTGGCGATGTTCCTCGGCCGGTTCGTGCCGATCGTGTTCGTGCTCGCCCTCGCCGGCTCCCTCGCCCAGCAGGGCTCCGTGCCCGCCACCGCGGGGACGCTGCCCACCCACCGCCCGCAGTTCGTCGGGCTCCTCACCGGGACGATCGTCCTGGTGTCCGCACTCACCTACTTCCCCGTTCTCGCGCTGGGCCCCCTGGCGGAAGGACTGAACTGA